In Sphaeramia orbicularis chromosome 10, fSphaOr1.1, whole genome shotgun sequence, the following proteins share a genomic window:
- the LOC115427049 gene encoding E3 ubiquitin-protein ligase TRIM39-like, whose protein sequence is MFFWSIDMAAACVRFEDQFQCSICLDVFTDPVSTPCGHNFCKSCISEHWDNNDNYQCPLCKKAFHPRPELYVNTFIKELVAQFRHEVQQEPNIYSSDQQAAKAGEVPCDVCSEPKLKALKSCLVCLTSYCQTHLEPHLTRSGLKKHQLIHPVENLEDRMCRKHEKPLELFCKADHTCICVFCSVDDHKNHEFVHLKDQREEQKADLKKMIQERRLKIQEIQQSVELSKNAADTETAEGVEVFTALMESVQRGLDQFKEEIQEKQRSTEKQAEDFTKELEQEICELEKRSTEMEQLSGSEDHLHFVQRFTCVKAAPSMKTWTEVSVRPSYEGTVVRAVSELEKKLTEDRKKVFEAELKRVQQYEVDLTLDPDIAGPRLILSDDGKQVHDDERKNLPYKRQRFSVCPSILAKQSFSSGRFYFEVQVKGKTDWTLGVARESSNMKGRIFYSPQNGFWTICLKYGNQYNAWLDSYVGLSVQSDLEKVGVFVDYEGGLVSFYDVDSSVLIYSFTGCCFSDKVRPYFCPGLNDEGKNSAPLIITPVRPSWKFFKRTNFF, encoded by the coding sequence ATGTTCTTTTGGTCCATAGATATGGCTGCTGCTTGTGTCCGATTTGAAGATCAGTTCCAgtgttccatctgtctggatgtcttcactgatccagtcagcacaccatgtggacacaacttctgcaaatccTGCATCTCTGAACACTgggataataatgacaactaccaGTGTCCCTTGTGTAAAAAAGCTTTTCACCCAAGACCTGAGTTGTACGTCAACACTTTCATCAAAGAGCTGGTGGCTCAGTTCAGACATGAAGTTCAACAGGAACCAAACATCTACAGCTCAGACCAACAAGCTGCCAAAGCAGGAGAAGTTCCCTGTGACGTCTGCTCTGAACccaaactgaaggccctgaagtcctgcctggtgtgtctgacctcctactgtcagactcatctggaacctcatctgacacgttcaggactgaaaaaacatcagctgatccaccctgtggagaacctggaaGACAGGATGTGTAGGAAACATGAGAAAcctctggagctgttctgtaaagccgaccacacatgtatctgtgtgttctgttctgttgacGACCACAAGAACCATGAGTTTGTTCATCTGAAAGATCAACGTGAAGAACAGAAGGCAGATCTGAAGAAGATGATCCAGGAGAGACGACTGAAGATCCAGGAGATCCAACAGTCAGTGGAGCTCAGTAAGAACGCTGCAGACACAGAGACAGCAGAAGGTGTTGAGGTCTTCACTGCTCTGATGGAGTCTGTTCAGAGAGGTCTGGACCAGTTCAAAGAGGAGATCCAAGAAAAGCAGAGGAGCACCgagaaacaggctgaagacttcaccaaagagctggaacaggaaatctgtgagctggagaagagaagcactgagatggagcagctctcaggctctgaagaccacctccactttgtccagaggttcacatgtgtcaaagctgctccatccatgaagacctggaccGAGGTCAGCGTCCGTCCATCATATGAGGGGACTGTGGTGAGAGCTGTGTCTGAGCTGGAGAAGAAACtcacagaggacaggaagaaggtgtttgaagctgaactgaagagagtccaacagtatgaggtggatctgactctggatccAGATATAGCAGGTCCTAGactcatcctgtctgatgatggaAAACAGGTTCATGATGATGAAAGGAAGAACCTTCCATACAAACGACAGAGATTCTCTGTTTGTCCTTCCATCTTAGCGaagcagagtttctcttcaggcaggtttTACTTCGAGGTTCAGGTCAAAGGAAAGACTGACTGGACTTTAGGAGTGGCCAGAGAGTCCAGCAACATGAAAGGAAGGATCTTCTATAGTCCTCAGAACGgattctggaccatctgtttgAAATATGGAAATCAGTACAATGCTTGGTTGGATTCTTATGTCGGTCTGTCTGTGCAGTCTGATCTTgagaaggtgggggtgtttgtggattatgaggggggtctggtctccttttatgacgtagattcttcagttctcatctactccttcactggctGCTGCTTCAGTGATAAAGTCCGCCCATACTTCTGTCCAGGTCTGAATGATGAAGGTAAaaactctgctcctctgatcatcactcctgtcAGACCGAGTTGGAAATTCTTCAAACGTACAAATTTTTTctga